The Geitlerinema sp. PCC 9228 genome has a segment encoding these proteins:
- a CDS encoding DUF2288 domain-containing protein, whose translation MSDFQTELANSVDIAKWSWLLPHVKRDAVVLVNEQLDLAEVGAAVAEDNVPYVQHWIGKELIRKPSEEELSAWSEKPSKEFDALIVSPFVLVQER comes from the coding sequence ATGAGCGACTTTCAAACCGAACTTGCCAACTCTGTCGATATAGCCAAGTGGTCTTGGTTGCTTCCTCACGTCAAACGCGATGCGGTGGTGTTGGTCAACGAACAGCTAGATTTAGCGGAAGTCGGTGCTGCCGTAGCTGAAGATAACGTTCCCTACGTACAGCATTGGATTGGCAAAGAACTCATCCGCAAACCTTCTGAAGAAGAATTATCCGCCTGGAGCGAAAAACCCAGCAAAGAGTTTGACGCCCTCATTGTTTCTCCCTTTGTTTTGGTTCAAGAACGGTAG
- a CDS encoding lysophospholipid acyltransferase family protein, with protein sequence MPSQKKTTETTKTNGKRQREPLKSLILYHLFKWSVVSPTLHTYFRGRIYGAEHVPQEGPLVITSNHASNFDPPLLSNCMRRPVAFMAKEELFQVPVLKQAISLYGAYPVKRGSSDRQALRAALEYLEHGWATGIFLQGTRSKDGRIHSPKLGAALIAAKAQAPIVPVCLWGTHEIFSGKSNIPRSVPVTVRIGEAIAPPKTTHREDLQATTDYCAQVINQMHDLGR encoded by the coding sequence ATGCCTTCTCAAAAGAAAACGACTGAAACCACAAAAACCAACGGAAAAAGACAGCGGGAACCTTTAAAAAGTCTGATTCTTTACCACTTGTTTAAGTGGTCGGTGGTCAGCCCCACGCTTCATACTTATTTTCGCGGGAGAATTTATGGAGCGGAGCATGTGCCCCAAGAAGGTCCGTTGGTAATTACCAGCAACCACGCCAGCAATTTCGACCCGCCCTTACTTTCCAACTGCATGCGCCGCCCGGTGGCTTTTATGGCAAAGGAAGAACTGTTTCAAGTGCCGGTATTGAAACAAGCCATTTCCCTGTATGGTGCCTATCCAGTGAAACGGGGAAGCAGCGATCGCCAAGCGTTGCGTGCGGCATTAGAATATTTAGAACACGGTTGGGCTACCGGAATTTTCTTACAAGGAACCCGCAGTAAGGACGGACGGATTCATTCGCCTAAGTTGGGAGCAGCTTTAATCGCCGCCAAAGCCCAAGCTCCCATTGTTCCCGTTTGTTTGTGGGGAACTCATGAAATATTTTCGGGGAAATCCAACATTCCCCGTTCCGTGCCCGTAACCGTACGCATTGGCGAAGCGATCGCACCTCCCAAAACCACCCATCGAGAAGACTTGCAAGCTACAACCGACTACTGCGCCCAAGTTATAAATCAAATGCACGATTTGGGAAGATAG